The genomic interval CGTCGTCGAGCAGCTCGGGCTGGACCTGCTCGGTGACGATGCGGGCGACCTCCTCGGCGCTGGCCGCGCCGCGCAGGGCGTCGGTGAAGTCGGAGCGCATGAGGCCGCGGGCGAGCTTGGCCAGGAGCTGCAGGTGCATGTCGTCGGCGCCGGCGGGGGCGGCGATCATGAAGACGAGGTCGGCGTCCTGGCCGTCGGCGGCTCCGAAGTCGACGGGGGCGGCCAGGCGGGCGAAGCCGAGCGAGGGGGCCAGGACGTGCTCGCTGCGGCAGTGCGGGATGGCGATGCCGCCGGGGATGCCGGTCGGCGCGGTGGCCTCGCGGGCGAGGGCGTCGGCGGCGAGCCCCTCGGTGGTGTCGGCGCGACCGGCGGCGGCGACGACCTCGGCGAGGTAGCCGATGACCTCGGCCTTGTCGGGGCCGGTGTCGGCGTCGAGCCGGACGAGCTCGGGAACGATGAGCGGAGCGGACTCCGCGTGCGAGGTGGGGGACATGCTACTTCCTTGAGTCGCAGGGGCGGTGACGGGGTTGGTGGATGGTGGTCGTGTTGGTCGGTGGGCCGCGTCATGGTCGGCACCGCCGCCATGACCGCCCTGGAGGGTCGGTGGCGGGGCGGGGGTCACTCCAGGCGAGTGACGACGGCGGCCGTGGCCGGCAGGTCCTGCGGGGTGGGCAGGGTCGTGCCGGGCAGGGCGGCGGCGGCAGATCCGTAGGCCATGGCGGTCGTGAGCCGTCCCGGGGCGTCCAGGCCCCGGGTGTCGGCCAGGACGTAGCCGGCGACGGAGGAGTCCCCCGCGCCGACGGTGGAGCGCACGGGGACCTCGGGGGCGGTGGCGTGCCAGGCGGCCTCGTCGGTGACGAGGACGGCCCCGGCGGGGCCGAGGGTGGCCATGACGGCGCTGATGCCGGCGCGCACGAGGACCCGGGCGGCGTCGACGACGGGGGCCAGGTGCCCGGCCCTGGCGCCCTCCTCGAGGGCCATCGCCCGGTCGGCGGGCAGGCCGGCGAGCTGGCCGAGCTCCTCGCCGTTGGGCTTGATGAGGTCCGGGGCGGCGTCGGGCAGGGCGTCGGCGAGGGCGGCGAGGGGCGCGTCGGAGGTGTCGACGGCGATGCGCAGCCCCGGGCGGGCCTGCCGGAGCAGGCGCACGAGGCGCGCGTACCAGTCGGTGGGCGCACCGGGGGGCAGTGAGCCGGACAGGACGGCCCAGGGGCGCTCGCCGCCCGCAGCGGGTGCGCCGACCGTCTCCAGCAGGACGGTCTCGACGGCCGTTGTCTCCGCGGCGGTAAGGCCGGCTCCGGGCTCGTTGAGCTTCGTCGTCGTCCCGTCGGGCTCGGTGACGGCGGTGTTGACGCGCACGGCCCCGGCGACGGGCACGGCGTGCGTCGTCACGCGGCCGCGGCTGGGCAGGGCGGCGACGGCGGTCTCGATGGCGGCCAGGAGGGGGTCGCCGTGGGGGGCGGGCAGGACGGCGGTGACGTCGGCGCCGGAGGCGGCAAGCACCCGGGCGACGTTGACGCCCTTGCCGCCGGGCTCGACGGTGACGGAGACGATCCTGTTGATGCCGCCGCGCTGAAGGGTGCCGGGCAGGGCGACGGTGCGGTCGAGTGAGGGGTTGGGGGTGAGGGTGGTGATCATGCGACGAGGACCTCGGTTCCGGAGCCGGTCAGGCAGGTGGACAGGGCGGTGGTGGGCGGGATATCGGTGACGAGCAGGTCGACGTCGGACAGGTCGGCGAAGGAGACGAGGTGCTCCTGGCCGGTCTTGGTGGCGTCGGCGAGGACGACGACGCGGCGGGCGGCGCGGACCATGGCGGTCTTGACGGCCGCCTCGTCCGGGTCGGGGGTGGATAGGCCGTGGTCGGCGCTCAGGCCGTTGGTGCCCAGGACGGCGAGGTCGACGCGCAGCCGGCTGAGGGCGGCCAGTGCCTCGGGGCCGACGGCGGCCTGGGTGATGCCGCGCACCTCGCCTCCCAGGACGCGCACGGTGAGGCCGCGCCTGCCGGCGAGGCGGGCGGCGGTGAGGACGGAGGAGGTGACGACGGTGAGGTCGAGGCCCTCGGGCAGGATCCGGGCGAGGGCGCCGACGGAGGTGCCGGCGTCGAGGATGAGGGTGGCACCGGCGGCCAGCAGGCCGCCGTCGAGGAGGGAGCTGAGGGCAGCGGCGGCGATGGCCCGCTTGGCGGGGGCGGCGAGGTGCTCGCGCTCGGTGACGGCGGTCTCAGGCAGGGCGAGGCGGGTGGCGGCGACGGCGCCGCCGTGGACCTTGCGCAGGGCGCCGACGCGGTCGAGGGCGGCGAGGTCTCGGCGGATGGTCTCGACGGTGACCCCGTGGTCGGCGGCAAGGTTGACGACGGTGACGCGGCCATCGCGGACGACGGCGTCGGTGATGGCCTGCTGGCGCTGCTCGGCGTTCACCGGAACCTCCTCGTACCGGGACACTCCCCTTCGGATGTCCGTCCAGGCATGAGCCTACGCCCGTTCGGACATGAATGGAAGGGGTGGGCGCCGCTTCGGACACGAATGGACGGCGGCTGCACGGCATTCACCACAATTCACCACAATCCACCACAGCCACCCCGCCCCACCATGCCCGATCGGGCATCACCACCCCCAGACCCACGAGAACTGGTGCTAGCCTCCACGAAAACTGGTGCTAGCCTCCACGAGAACTGGTGTCAGGTAACCGCACGGCGGGCTGAGGGACGAGGCGCTGCATGAGCGCGACGGTGCCCGGAGCCGCATCGGGAGCCGGGGCTGAGGCGGTCCCGCGCACGAAGGAGCCGGGGATGCTCCCTTGCTTGGTAGGACGAGCCAGCCGAGGCGGTCCCGCGCACGAGGGAGGCGGGCTGAGCGGTCGGCCCGCGAGGCGAAGGCCGTGGGCAAACTCGCGCCCGAAGGAGCCGGGGCAGGCGCCCGCCACGTACCGACCGAGCGGTCAGGCTCGCATAAGAGGGAGGTAGGGACTGAGGTCGCAGCGCTCACCGGAGGCGTGCAGCCGACCGTCGTCCAGGGCCTCCTGCCAAGCGAGGCGACCGGTGGCGAGGGCGAGCCAGGTGGCGGCGTCGGTCTCGACGACCGAGGGCGGGGTGCCGCGACGGTGAACGGTGCCGGCGACGGCCTGGATGACGCCGAAGGGAGGGACCCTCACCTCGACCGCGTGACCCGGGGCGCAGGCGGCGAGCTCCTCGAGGGTATAGCGCACCGCGGTGGCGTCGCGGCGCCGCACGGCCGAGCGCTGGGAGGGACTTAAAGCCGGCGAGGCGGGGGACGTCAAGCTCCTCGAGCCAGCGGGGTCGGCAGGACTATCCGGGCCGACGGAGGCAGTGGGGCGCCCCGGAGCGGTCGGACCGGGCCCGGGAGCGCCGGTCGCCGCACCGGCGCCGCCCGGCGGTGTCGTCCGCGCGTCCTGCTCGGCGGCCCACTGGCGGACGGCGTGAGCGCCCGCCTCGATGTCGATGCGTCGTTGTGCTGCCATGTGCCGAGCGTAGCGGGGCGGCCTGCCACCCCCCCCGGGCGTCAGCCCTCGTCGTCGGAGCCCGAGCGGCGTCGCAGCACGAGCAGCCCGCCGACGGCGAGCAGGGCGACGGCGACGACGCCGATACCGATGGACGCACCGGTCGTCACCAGCATATCCCGCCTCGTCGGCTCTACCGGGGCGATGGCCTCGGAGTCGGCCTTCGCCCGGTCAACGATGGCGGAGACCCGGGCGGCCAGCGGGGAGGCGGCGACGTCGCCGCCGGAGGCGGCCAGGTCGA from Actinomyces respiraculi carries:
- a CDS encoding 1-phosphofructokinase family hexose kinase → MITTLTPNPSLDRTVALPGTLQRGGINRIVSVTVEPGGKGVNVARVLAASGADVTAVLPAPHGDPLLAAIETAVAALPSRGRVTTHAVPVAGAVRVNTAVTEPDGTTTKLNEPGAGLTAAETTAVETVLLETVGAPAAGGERPWAVLSGSLPPGAPTDWYARLVRLLRQARPGLRIAVDTSDAPLAALADALPDAAPDLIKPNGEELGQLAGLPADRAMALEEGARAGHLAPVVDAARVLVRAGISAVMATLGPAGAVLVTDEAAWHATAPEVPVRSTVGAGDSSVAGYVLADTRGLDAPGRLTTAMAYGSAAAALPGTTLPTPQDLPATAAVVTRLE
- a CDS encoding DeoR/GlpR family DNA-binding transcription regulator gives rise to the protein MNAEQRQQAITDAVVRDGRVTVVNLAADHGVTVETIRRDLAALDRVGALRKVHGGAVAATRLALPETAVTEREHLAAPAKRAIAAAALSSLLDGGLLAAGATLILDAGTSVGALARILPEGLDLTVVTSSVLTAARLAGRRGLTVRVLGGEVRGITQAAVGPEALAALSRLRVDLAVLGTNGLSADHGLSTPDPDEAAVKTAMVRAARRVVVLADATKTGQEHLVSFADLSDVDLLVTDIPPTTALSTCLTGSGTEVLVA
- a CDS encoding sterol carrier family protein, which codes for MAAQRRIDIEAGAHAVRQWAAEQDARTTPPGGAGAATGAPGPGPTAPGRPTASVGPDSPADPAGSRSLTSPASPALSPSQRSAVRRRDATAVRYTLEELAACAPGHAVEVRVPPFGVIQAVAGTVHRRGTPPSVVETDAATWLALATGRLAWQEALDDGRLHASGERCDLSPYLPLMRA